In the genome of Spirochaetia bacterium, one region contains:
- a CDS encoding ketopantoate reductase family protein, with product MEFKTVSIIGLGAEGCVAYHAIRQRLRKEQIRVLAEGKRARRLKEEGVVINGTKHELNVVAPGESGMVPDLLIIAVKSYQLDDALEDIRREIGPDTVLMSLMNGLTSEEILAEHFGKEKVIYSLSRINANKTGNHVDFKPVGQVLIGEKDGQPTERILKIHDLFSKSLPCEISPDIQLDIWRKYMLNAACNTVEAIFRGQHLWFQRVPEACDAMECIMQEIVSLANTMGIKLSQQDIRNLDNFFDAYAPTGKCSMVQDVLNKKQTEIDMFMGEALRLGKLHHVDLPVCRFVYDILKTVDKVNAGILEGNDT from the coding sequence ATGGAATTTAAAACGGTAAGCATCATTGGTTTGGGTGCGGAAGGCTGCGTAGCTTATCATGCTATTCGCCAGCGACTCAGGAAGGAACAGATTCGTGTACTTGCAGAAGGGAAAAGAGCCCGACGCCTCAAGGAAGAGGGGGTAGTAATCAATGGAACAAAACATGAACTCAATGTGGTCGCCCCAGGAGAAAGCGGCATGGTTCCCGATTTGTTGATCATAGCAGTAAAAAGCTATCAGTTGGATGATGCATTGGAAGATATCAGACGAGAAATCGGGCCCGATACGGTGCTTATGAGCCTCATGAATGGTTTGACCAGCGAAGAGATCCTTGCAGAACATTTCGGAAAAGAAAAAGTCATCTACAGCCTGAGCAGGATCAATGCGAACAAAACAGGAAACCATGTAGACTTCAAGCCTGTCGGCCAGGTTTTAATCGGGGAAAAAGATGGACAGCCTACGGAACGTATCTTGAAAATCCATGACCTGTTTTCCAAAAGCTTGCCTTGTGAAATCAGCCCGGACATACAGTTGGATATTTGGCGAAAATATATGTTGAACGCCGCCTGCAATACCGTGGAAGCAATCTTCAGAGGCCAGCACCTATGGTTCCAACGGGTACCCGAAGCCTGCGATGCAATGGAATGCATCATGCAGGAAATCGTCTCGCTCGCAAATACCATGGGAATCAAGCTCAGCCAGCAGGACATTCGTAACCTGGATAACTTCTTCGATGCCTACGCCCCTACAGGGAAATGCAGCATGGTACAGGATGTCCTCAACAAGAAGCAGACGGAAATCGATATGTTCATGGGAGAAGCCCTCAGGCTGGGAAAACTCCACCATGTAGACCTCCCGGTCTGTCGCTTTGTCTATGACATATTGAAGACCGTAGACAAAGTGAATGCAGGAAT
- a CDS encoding GntP family permease, with protein MSTDVSVVRVLVGLGLAIGLIFYCSTKTKIHVFVAMIIGSIVAGLAVGLPVNKIVVAIKNGFGGTLGSIGIIVGLGVMMGAVFEASGAATRMATTFIKLLGEGKEDIAMAITGFLVAIPVFCDSAFVILCPLAKSLSRKTGRSVITIGCALAAALLTTHSLVPPTPGPLAISGYFSLDLGKFILLGLIFSIPIAIAGILYARWIGKKLYRVPDPNDMSVLIDREYTKEEMKYEDSISDKDLPNTFVSFLPIFLPIILILTKTISSVAGIEGTAKTVITLIGDPVVAVLIGLLVAIYGLGGKIDRKKMVSMLDKSIEQAGIIIFVTGAGGALGQVLKDSGAGTVLANMMIKSHIPGILLPFFMAYLLRIVTGSATVGMLTAGSLTAPVMLQMASVNPYLAGLACCIGSIGITNVHDSYFWVVNKTIGLSDMKEMYENWFGCVLCLSTVGFVVLMIGNLFM; from the coding sequence ATGTCAACAGATGTAAGCGTCGTACGCGTATTGGTTGGACTGGGATTGGCAATCGGCTTGATCTTTTATTGTTCTACAAAAACAAAGATTCATGTATTCGTTGCAATGATCATCGGATCAATTGTAGCAGGCCTGGCAGTCGGTCTTCCGGTAAACAAGATTGTCGTCGCAATAAAGAATGGATTCGGAGGAACTTTGGGTTCCATCGGTATCATAGTCGGTCTGGGCGTGATGATGGGAGCCGTATTTGAGGCAAGCGGAGCTGCAACCCGCATGGCCACGACTTTCATCAAACTGCTTGGAGAAGGCAAAGAAGATATCGCAATGGCAATCACAGGCTTTCTTGTTGCAATACCTGTCTTCTGCGACAGTGCATTTGTCATCCTTTGCCCTCTGGCAAAATCACTTTCAAGGAAAACAGGACGAAGTGTCATTACCATCGGCTGTGCATTGGCAGCTGCCCTACTCACAACACATTCCTTGGTCCCGCCGACACCTGGCCCGTTGGCAATATCCGGGTATTTCAGCCTTGACCTGGGAAAATTCATCTTATTAGGATTGATATTCTCCATACCTATTGCCATTGCCGGTATACTCTATGCCAGATGGATAGGCAAAAAACTCTATCGGGTACCCGATCCCAATGACATGAGCGTATTGATTGATAGAGAATATACCAAAGAAGAAATGAAATATGAAGATTCAATTTCGGATAAAGACCTTCCCAATACATTTGTTTCGTTCCTTCCGATTTTCCTGCCGATCATACTGATCCTGACGAAAACAATTTCCTCGGTAGCCGGTATAGAAGGAACAGCAAAGACTGTCATTACCCTCATCGGTGATCCCGTGGTCGCAGTGCTCATCGGTCTTCTGGTTGCCATTTATGGGCTAGGTGGCAAGATTGACCGCAAGAAAATGGTTTCCATGCTCGACAAGTCAATCGAACAAGCCGGTATCATCATCTTCGTCACTGGTGCAGGTGGTGCACTTGGGCAAGTGCTCAAGGACAGCGGAGCTGGTACCGTATTGGCAAACATGATGATCAAATCCCATATCCCAGGTATCCTGCTACCGTTCTTCATGGCCTATCTGCTTAGGATAGTGACCGGGTCAGCAACCGTCGGCATGCTTACCGCAGGTTCGCTCACAGCACCGGTCATGCTCCAGATGGCTTCAGTCAATCCATACCTTGCAGGTTTGGCTTGCTGCATCGGTTCCATCGGTATCACGAACGTCCATGACAGTTACTTCTGGGTCGTCAACAAGACCATCGGTCTGTCTGACATGAAAGAAATGTATGAAAACTGGTTCGGATGCGTACTTTGTCTTTCGACAGTAGGGTTCGTCGTACTGATGATCGGCAACTTATTCATGTAA